One Solanum pennellii chromosome 9, SPENNV200 DNA segment encodes these proteins:
- the LOC107029790 gene encoding receptor-like protein kinase 2 produces the protein MSSSSSSSNPNKKYHFFLFLITLFFTSSSSSSVTDVVAPFSSWDILDNTPCKWSFIKCNFQGFITEINVQSIHLELPLPTNLSSYKYLKKLVISDANITGVIPFDIGDCSSLVTIDLSSNGLVGTIPLSIGTLVNLQDLILNSNQLTGRIPVEIGNCRRLKNLVLFDNRLSGGLPSEMGLLSNLEVLRAGGNKDITGKIPNELGDCGNLTVLGLADTRISGSLPVSLGKLKNLETLSIYTTMLSGEIPADLGKCTELVNLYLYENSLSGSIPSELGNLRKLEKLLLWQNNLVGVIPEEIGNCTKLIMIDLSLNYLSGSIPLSFGGLVVLQELMLSNNNVSGSIPSVLSQCTSLVQLQLDTNQISGLIPSELGNLTSLVVFFAWDNQLEGSVPSTLGSCSNLQALDLSHNSLTGSIPPGLFQLKNLTKLLLISNDISGTIPREIGYCSSLVRLRLGNNRIAGGIPKEIGGLKSLNFLDLSGNRLSGPVPDEISSCTELQMVDLSSNTLEGPLPNTLSSLSGIQVLDVSNNRFAGPIPASFGRLVSLNKLILSKNSFSGSIPPSIGMCSSLQLLDLSSNKLSGGIPMQLGKIESLEITLNLSLNELTGPIPAEISSLSKLSILDLSHNNLEGNLNPLARLDNLVSLNVSYNNFTGYLPDNKLFRQLPSSDLDGNEGLCSFGRPSCFLSNIDGVGVAKNGNDEGRSKKLKLAIALLVVMTIAMVIMGTIAIIRARRAMRRDDDSEMGDSWAWQFTPFQKLNFSVDEILRCLVDTNVIGKGCSGMVYRADMNNGDVIAVKKLWPITMTTTNGGNDEKCGVRDSFSAEVKTLGSIRHKNIVRFLGCCWNRSTRLLMYDYMPNGSLGSLLHERSGNPLEWELRYQILLGAAQGLAYLHHDCAPPIVHRDIKANNILIGLEFEPYIADFGLAKLVDDGDFGRSSNTVAGSYGYIAPEYGYMMKITAKSDVYSYGVVILEVLTGKQPIDPTIPEGVHLVDWVRRKRGGIEVLDPSLHSRPESEIEEMLQALGVALLCVNSSPDERPTMKDVAAMLKEIKHEREEYAKVDVLLKGSPTTTTTDHNQENNNSTKGVLATSSSGQKARSMYTMSNNTSFSASSLLYYSSSSSNAKSGV, from the exons atgtcttcttcttcttcttcttcaaatcccaacaaaaaataccatttttttcttttcttgattacccttttcttcacttcttcttcttcttcttctgttaCTGATGTTGTTGCACCATTTTCTAGTTGGGACATTCTTGATAACACCCCATGTAAATGGTCTTTCATAAAATGCAACTTTCAAGGTTTTATTACAGAAATCAATGTTCAGTCTATTCATCTTGAACTTCCTTTACCTACAAATCTTTCTTCATATAAGTACCTGAAGAAGCTTGTCATTTCTGATGCTAACATCACTGGTGTAATACCCTTTGACATTGGTGACTGTTCTTCACTTGTTACTATTGATTTGAGCTCAAATGGTCTCGTGGGTACTATTCCTTTAAGCATTGGAACTCTTGTGAACCTTCAAGATTTGATATTGAACTCAAATCAGCTTACTGGGAGAATCCCAGTTGAGATTGGGAACTGTAGAAGGTTAAAAAATCTTGTTCTTTTTGATAACAGGCTTAGTGGTGGTTTACCAAGTGAAATGGGGTTGTTGTCAAATCTTGAAGTGTTAAGAGCTGGTGGGAATAAAGATATTACTGGGAAAATCCCAAATGAGTTAGGGGATTGTGGGAATTTGACTGTTTTAGGCTTAGCTGATACAAGAATATCTGGTTCTTTGCCTGTTTCTTTGGGTAAGCTTAAGAATCTTGAAACTTtgtctatttatactacaatgTTGTCTGGTGAGATACCTGCTGATTTAGGTAAGTGTACTGAGCTTGTGAACTTGTATTTGTATGAAAACAGTCTTTCTGGTTCAATCCCATCTGAGCTAGGGAACCTTAGAAAGTTAGAAAAGTTGCTTCTTTGGCAGAATAATCTTGTTGGTGTTATACCAGAAGAGATTGGGAATTGTACTAAGCTGATTATGATTGATTTGTCTTTGAACTATTTGTCTGGGAGTATACCATTATCTTTTGGTGGTCTTGTTGTGTTACAAGAACTTATGCTTAGTAACAACAATGTTTCTGGTTCAATCCCTTCTGTTCTTTCACAATGTACAAGTCTTGTGCAGTTGCAGCTTGACACAAATCAGATATCAGGTTTGATTCCTTCTGAGTTAGGGAATTTGACTAGTCTTGTTGTGTTTTTTGCTTGGGATAATCAACTTGAAGGAAGTGTGCCTTCAACTTTGGGTAGTTGTAGTAACCTTCAGGCATTGGACTTGTCACATAACTCACTTACTGGTAGCATTCCTCCAGGCTTGTTTCAGTTGAAAAACCTTACTAAGCTGCTGTTGATTTCTAACGATATTTCGGGTACTATACCTCGAGAAATTGGATATTGTAGCTCATTAGTGAGGTTAAGACTTGGAAACAACAGGATAGCTGGTGGAATTCCGAAAGAAATTGGAGGTCTTAAGAGCTTAAACTTTCTTGATTTGTCCGGGAATCGCCTTTCTGGACCAGTTCCTGATGAGATAAGTAGCTGTACTGAGCTACAAATGGTAGACCTCAGCAGCAACACACTGGAAGGTCCCCTGCCTAACACTCTGTCTTCACTATCAGGGATTCAAGTCTTGGACGTTTCGAATAACCGGTTTGCAGGGCCTATACCGGCTAGTTTTGGGCGTCTTGTGTCGTTGAATAAGCTGATTCTCAGTAAGAACTCGTTCTCAGGGTCTATACCTCCATCTATTGGCATGTGTTCGAGTCTTCAATTGCTTGATCTTAGCAGCAATAAGCTCTCGGGAGGCATACCGATGCAGTTGGGAAAGATTGAGTCCCTTGAAATCACTCTCAACCTTAGTTTAAATGAACTAACAGGTCCAATTCCTGCTGAAATTTCTTCACTAAGCAAGCTGTCGATACTTGACCTTTCGCACAACAACCTTGAAGGGAACTTGAATCCACTAGCGAGGCTCGATAATCTTGTCTCACTGAATGTCTCATACAACAACTTCACTGGTTATCTTCCGGACAATAAGCTCTTTCGACAGTTACCATCATCAGACCTAGATGGAAATGAAGGTCTATGTTCATTCGGAAGGCCTTCGTGTTTTCTCAGCAATATCGATGGAGTAGGAGTAGCTAAAAACGGAAATGATGAGGGAAGGTCAAAGAAGCTCAAATTAGCCATTGCATTGCTAGTCGTCATGACAATAGCAATGGTGATCATGGGAACTATTGCTATCATACGCGCACGAAGGGCGATGAGAAGGGATGATGATTCAGAGATGGGAGATTCTTGGGCTTGGCAGTTTACTCCATTCCAGAAGCTCAATTTTTCAGTGGACGAAATACTCAGATGCCTTGTGGATACTAATGTCATTGGAAAAGGGTGCTCGGGGATGGTTTATCGTGCAGATATGAACAATGGTGATGTCATAGCAGTGAAGAAGCTTTGGCCAATAACCATGACTACAACGAATGGAGGCAATGATGAGAAGTGTGGGGTACGTGATTCATTCTCTGCAGAAGTTAAGACACTCGGTTCAATTCGACACAAGAACATTGTCCGATTCTTGGGGTGTTGTTGGAACAGAAGCACAAGATTGCTCATGTATGATTACATGCCTAATGGGAGCTTAGGAAGTCTTCTCCATGAGAGAAGCGGTAACCCTTTGGAATGGGAATTGAGATACCAAATATTGCTCGGGGCAGCACAAGGGCTCGCCTACTTGCACCATGACTGTGCTCCTCCAATTGTTCACAGAGACATCAAGGCCAACAACATTCTCATTGGTCTTGAGTTTGAGCCTTACATTGCAGATTTTGGCCTAGCAAAACTAGTCGATGATGGTGATTTTGGTCGTTCCTCCAATACAGTTGCTGGTTCTTACGGCTACATTGCTCCAG AATATGGCTATATGATGAAGATCACTGCAAAGAGCGATGTCTACAGCTACGGAGTAGTTATATTAGAAGTCTTGACAGGTAAGCAGCCAATCGATCCAACAATTCCCGAAGGAGTGCATCTAGTTGATTGGGTAAGACGGAAAAGAGGAGGAATTGAAGTCCTCGATCCAAGTCTACACTCGAGACCAGAATCAGAAATCGAGGAAATGTTACAAGCATTAGGAGTAGCCCTGTTATGTGTCAACTCCAGTCCAGATGAAAGGCCTACAATGAAAGATGTTGCAGCAATGCTAAAGGAAATCAAACATGAAAGGGAAGAATACGCAAAAGTCGATGTTTTACTCAAAGGCtctccaacaacaacaactactgATCATAATCAAGAAAACAACAACTCAACAAAGGGTGTTTTAGCAACATCTTCATCAGGACAGAAAGCAAGAAGTATGTATACAATGAGCAATAACACAAGCTTCTCTGCTTCATCATTGCTTTattattcatcatcatcatcaaatgCCAAAAGTGGAGTTTAA
- the LOC107031118 gene encoding inosine triphosphate pyrophosphatase, producing the protein MAAAAARTVGSGVVLPRSVTFVTGNAKKLEEVRAILGQSIPFQSLKLDLPELQGEPEDISKEKARIAAKEVNGPVLVEDTCLCFNALKGLPGPYIKWFLQKIGHEGLNNLLMAYEDKTAYAMCIFSLALGPNAEPMTFIGKTQGRIVPARGPNDFGWDPIFQPHGYDQTYAEMPKEEKHKISHRGKALELVKLHFAEARYTFQTDSTT; encoded by the exons ATGGCGGCGGCGGCGGCGAGGACGGTGGGTTCTGGGGTGGTGTTGCCGCGGTCGGTGACATTTGTCACCGGAAATGCTAAAAAATTGGAGGAAGTTAGGGCAATCCTTGGGCAGTCTATTCCCTTTCAGTCCCTTAAGCTTGACT TGCCAGAACTTCAAGGTGAGCCTGAAGATATATCCAAAGAAAAAGCAAGAATTGCTGCTAAAGAG GTGAATGGACCAGTGCTAGTTGAGGATACTTGTCTTTGTTTCAACGCCCTTAAGGGTCTCCCAG GGCCTTACAT CAAGTGGTTTTTGCAGAAGATCGGTCATGAAG GTCTCAACAACTTATTGATGGCTTATGAGGATAAAACAGCATATGCCATGTGTATCTTTTCTCTTGCTCTTGGGCCAAATGCAGAGCCAATGACTTTTATAGGAAAAACGCAG GGAAGGATAGTACCAGCTAGGGGACCCAATGACTTCGGATGGGATCCGATATTTCAACCTCATGGCTATGACCAGAC TTACGCTGAGATGCCCAAGGAAGAAAAGCACAAGATTTCTCACCGAGGTAAAGCTCTTGAACTAGTGAAGTTACACTTTGCTGAGGCTCGATACACTTTCCAGACCGACTCCACTACCTAA
- the LOC107031117 gene encoding probable pectate lyase 8, whose translation MAMASKKWLSFSFSFLLILLLLVGVYAVGVQQSNDGSDTRTVEKEQLLSSENSAMAVSLEDVEEKLSKHAVDDPEEVVAMVAESIRNSTERRKLGYFSCGTGNPIDDCWRCDPNWQKNRKRLADCGIGFGRNAIGGRDGRYYVVTDNRDDDPVNPRPGTIRHAVIQEEPLWIVFSRDMVIQLKQELIMNSFKTIDARGYNVHIANGACLTIQFVTNIIIHGLHIHDCKPTGNAMVRSSTTHFGWRTMADGDAISIFGSSHVWVDHNSLSHCADGLVDAVMGSTAITISNNHFAHHNEVMLLGHSDSYTKDKQMQVTIAYNHFGEGLIQRMPRCRHGYFHVVNNDYTHWEMYAIGGSANPTINSQGNRYLAPANRFAKEVTKRVDTAAGQWKGWNWRSSGDLMLNGAYFTPSGAGASASYARASSLGAKSSSMVGAITSSAGPLACRRSRTC comes from the exons atggCAATGGCTTCAAAGAAATGGCTTTCGTTTAGCTTCAGTTTTCTGCTGATTTTGTTGCTTCTCGTTGGAGTTTACGCCGTCGGTGTGCAGCAGAGCAACGACGGTTCCGACACTAG GACTGTTGAAAAAGAGCAGTTGCTGAGCTCTGAAAACTCAGCAATGGCGGTGAG tttggaaGATGTTGAGGAGAAATTAAGCAAACATGCAGTGGATGATCCTGAAGAAGTTGTTGCCATGGTTGCAGA GAGCATTAGGAACAGCACTGAGAGGCGAAAACTAGGATATTTTTCATGTGGGACAGGAAATCCTATTGATGACTGCTGGAGATGTGACCCCAACTGGCAAAAGAACCGCAAGCGTCTTGCAGATTGTGGCATTGGATTTGGGCGCAATGCTATTGGTGGTCGTGATGGTCGTTACTATGTTGTAACTGATAATCGTGACGATGACCCTGTGAACCCCAGGCCTGGTACTATTCGTCATGCTGTTATCCAGGAGGAACCCCTATGGATTGTGTTCAGTCGCGACATGGTCATACAGTTGAAACAGGAGCTCATTATGAACAGTTTCAAGACAATTGATGCACGTGGCTACAATGTTCACATTGCCAATGGAGCTTGTCTCACGATTCAGTTTGTTACCAATATTATTATCCATGGCCTACACATCCATGACTGCAAACCAACTGGAAATGCCATGGTGAGGAGTTCAACAACCCATTTTGGCTGGAGGACAATGGCTGATGGTGATGCCATTTCTATCTTTGGCTCAAGCCACGTATGGGTTGATCATAACTCACTCTCTCACTGTGCTGATGGTCTTGTTGATGCTGTAATGGGATCAACTGCCATTACTATTTCTAACAATCATTTCGCCCATCATAATGAG GTCATGCTATTGGGCCACAGTGACTCCTACACTAAAGACAAGCAGATGCAAGTGACAATTGCATACAACCACTTTGGAGAGGGTCTCATTCAAAGAATGCCTAG GTGCAGACATGGCTACTTCCATGTAGTGAACAATGACTACACTCACTGGGAGATGTATGCTATCGGTGGAAGTGCTAACCCCACCATCAACAGCCAAGGAAACAGATACCTCGCCCCAGCTAATCGTTTTGCAAAGGAG GTAACGAAAAGGGTTGACACAGCAGCAGGTCAGTGGAAGGGCTGGAACTGGAGATCATCGGGAGACTTGATGCTTAATGGTGCCTATTTCACTCCATCAGGTGCTGGAGCTTCAGCAAGCTACGCAAGAGCTTCAAGCTTAGGTGCCAAATCCTCCTCGATGGTTGGTGCCATTACTTCAAGTGCGGGTCCCCTTGCCTGTCGTAGAAGCCGCACTTGCTAG